A single region of the Thermoplasmata archaeon genome encodes:
- a CDS encoding sugar phosphate nucleotidyltransferase, with protein MKAVVLAAGEGTRMRPLTANLPKPLLPVAGKPFLRHTLEALRAAGISEAAILIGWQGHRIRESFGDGEGLGLSIAYEEQSERLGTAHALGCMRAYVDGPFLSVNGDVVVSGDALAAMIAHHRAVRGPVMALAEVPDPRAFGVVEMDDGKVVGLEEKPRRPKSNLINAGIYIFDKDIFPLIDKTA; from the coding sequence ATGAAGGCAGTCGTCCTCGCGGCCGGCGAGGGAACTCGGATGCGTCCCCTCACGGCCAATCTTCCCAAGCCGCTTCTGCCGGTGGCGGGCAAGCCGTTCTTGCGCCACACGCTCGAGGCGCTGCGGGCCGCCGGGATCTCGGAGGCGGCGATCCTGATCGGATGGCAGGGCCACCGGATCCGGGAGAGCTTCGGAGACGGCGAGGGGCTGGGCCTCTCGATCGCGTACGAGGAGCAGTCGGAGCGGCTCGGCACGGCGCACGCGCTGGGCTGCATGCGGGCCTACGTCGACGGTCCCTTCCTAAGCGTGAACGGGGACGTCGTCGTGTCGGGCGACGCGCTCGCGGCGATGATCGCCCACCATCGCGCCGTCCGAGGGCCCGTGATGGCGCTCGCGGAGGTCCCGGATCCTCGAGCCTTCGGCGTCGTCGAGATGGACGACGGCAAGGTCGTGGGCTTGGAGGAGAAACCGCGTCGGCCGAAGTCGAACCTGATCAACGCGGGCATCTACATCTTCGACAAGGACATCTTCCCGCTGATCGACAAGACGGCGA